A DNA window from Jaculus jaculus isolate mJacJac1 chromosome 1, mJacJac1.mat.Y.cur, whole genome shotgun sequence contains the following coding sequences:
- the LOC101606422 gene encoding olfactory receptor 5AL1-like — protein sequence MAKGNSSAVSDFILLGLTDDPELQVILFGVFLVIYLTSVTGNLGLTALIQVSPPLHTPMYFFLSHLAFVDFCYTSSVTPNTLINFLREVKSITFYACATQVFCFITFVVCEMYLLSIMAYDRYVAICNPLLYIVLMPRKLCLQMIASTYMYGFTVGLAQALATFHLSFCGSNLVNHFYCDDVPLVALACSDTHIKELMLLVIAGFNTLCSLVIVVISYIFILFAILKIHSADGRWKAFSTCASHLTSITIFYGTIIFMYLQPKSSHSLDTDKFASVFYVVVIPMLNPLIYSLRNQEVRNALKRILEKLPLAVK from the coding sequence ATGGCTAAAGGAAACAGTTCGGCAGTGTCTGATTTTATCCTCTTGGGTCTCACAGATGACCCAGAGCTGCAAGTCATCCTGTTTGGTGTGTTCCTAGTTATCTACTTAACTAGTGTTACAGGAAATCTCGGATTGACTGCGTTGATCCAGGTCAGCCCTCCACTTCACACACccatgtatttcttcctcagCCATTTGGCTTTTGTTGATTTCTGCTATACCTCTTCCGTCACCCCAAACACCCTGATAAATTTTCTGCGTGAAGTCAAAAGTATAACCttttatgcatgtgccactcaggTGTTCTGCTTCATCACATTTGTAGTTTGTGAAATGTATTTGCTCTCCATCATGGCATATGACCGATATGTGGCCATCTGCAACCCTTTATTGTACATTGTCCTCATGCCAAGAAAGCTGTGTCTACAAATGATTGCTAGCACATACATGTATGGGTTCACTGTGGGTCTTGCCCAGGCACTGGCCACATTCCACTTGTCTTTCTGTGGCTCCAATTTGGTCAACCACTTCTACTGTGATGATGTTCCCTTAGTTGCTCTGGCCTGTTCAGACACTCATATCAAAGAGCTGATGTTGCTAGTCATTGCTGGGTTCAATACTCTTTGTTCTCTGGTCATTGTGGTAATTTCTTACATCTTCATTCTTTTTGCCATCCTGAAGATTCATTCTGCTGATGGACGATGGAAAGCCttttctacctgtgcctcccatctGACTTCCATCACGATTTTTTATGGTACAATTATCTTTATGTATCTGCAGCCCAAGTCAAGCCATTCTCTGGATACAGATAAATTTGCTTCAGTGTTTTACGTGGTAGTGATTCCCATGTTAAACCCATTGATCTATAGCTTGAGAAATCAGGAGGTAAGAAATGCCCTGAAGAGAATTCTTGAAAAGTTGCCGTTGGCTGTCAAATAA
- the LOC101606133 gene encoding olfactory receptor 1038 has product MAEVNVSYVTEFILKGITDRPELQAPCFVIFLVIYLVTVLGNLGLIALIRIDSRLHTPMYFFLSHLAFVDLCYSSAITPKMMANFVLECNTIPFHACATQLGCFLTFMITECFLLASMAYDRYVAICIPLHYSTLMSKRVCIQLVAVPYIYSFLVALFHTIITFRLTYCGPNVINHFYCDDLPLLALSCSDTHVKEVLIFAFAGFDMICSSSIVLTSYLFIIAAILRIRSAQGRRKAISTCGSHMVAVTIFYGTLIFMYLQPKSNHSLDTDKMASVFYTVVIPMLNPLIYSLRNKEVKDASKKAVYKGCEILKILKLRK; this is encoded by the coding sequence ATGGCTGAAGTAAATGTCAGCTATGTCACTGAATTCATCCTCAAGGGTATTACAGACCGGCCAGAGCTCCAAGCCCCTTGCTTTGTGATATTTTTGGTTATCTACCTAGTAACGGTGCTGGGCAATCTTGGGTTGATTGCTTTAATCAGGATTGATTCCCGACTTCACACACCTATGTACTTCTTCCTCAGTCACCTAGCCTTCGTTGACTTGTGTTACTCCTCCGCAATTACACCAAAGATGATGGCGAACTTTGTGCTGGAGTGTAACACAATTCCCTTCCATGCTTGTGCTACGCAGCTGGGTTGCTTTCTCACCTTCATGATCACTGAATGCTTCCTGTTAGCCTCCATGGCCTATGATCGCTATGTTGCCATCTGCATCCCCTTGCATTATTCAACACTGATGTCAAAGAGAGTCTGCATTCAATTAGTGGCAGTTCCTTATATCTACAGTTTTCTGGTTGCCCTCTTCCATACCATCATCACTTTCCGCCTGACTTACTGTGGCCCCAATGTCATTAACCATTTCTATTGTGATGACCTTCCCCTCCTTGCTCTGTCCTGTTCAGACACACACGTAAAGGAAGTTCTGATTTTTGCTTTTGCTGGCTTTGATATGATCTGTTCCTCTTCCATTGTCCTCACCTCCTACCTCTTTATTATTGCTGCCATCCTGAGGATCCGCTCTGCCCAGGGGCGACGCAAGGCCATCTCCACCTGTGGGTCCCATATGGTGGCTGTTACTATTTTCTATGGCACACTGATCTTCATGTATCTACAACCCAAATCAAACCATTCCCTAGACACAGACAAGATGGCTTCTGTGTTTTACACTGTGGTGATTCCCATGTTGAACCCCCTCATCTATAGTCTAAGGAACAAAGAGGTGAAGGATGCATCGAAGAAAGCCGTATATAAAGGTTGtgagatattaaaaatattaaaattaagaaaataa